acatcttgacacctcttcatacaaatcatgccccgtagttgtgccatgcataggacgtaaagccaaaaactcctctgtcacgcttaggttggagtccactccgcggatgaaaattgacaactgggcaatgtcagaaatgtcggtgctctcatccacagccaaggaatatgcaataaaatcttttccctttttcacaagctgctcttttagattgatggacaactggtctactctctcggcaatggtgtttctgctcagactcacatttaaaaagagttgccttttttctgggcaaacttcgtcacaaactttaatcatgcagtttttgatgaaatccccctccgtaaatggccgggctgatttagcgatctcttctgccaaaataaaactggccttgacagcagcctggccttgtgatttggcttttttgaacagagcctgtcgagatttgaggcctcgttttaattcctctgccttttgtagcctttgttccatgtccatattcttgtttttgtccgcgtgtttcgtttcataatgtcgtctcagattatactctttcagtaccgccacactttctccacacagaagacacacaggttttccagctaccttcgtgaacatatactccgactcccaccttgtttgaaacccccggttctcagtatccaccttccgttttgccatttttgatgggtatctgaaagttaattttactgtgatgctgacgactgctgtgccaataaatattgaaatgaagcagcctactgctcggtgcgtcacctttgcattgtgggaaatgtagtattggtgcgtgtaaaagatctgcgggctgccggcttgctgcgggccggttctaataataaatcaagatcatcccaggggccgtaaaaaaccttcttgcgggccggatgtggcccgcgggccttgactctgacatatgtgttgtAGAGGcattgttgcgccttcttcaccacactgtctgtgtgggtggtccatttcagtttgtctgtgatgtgtacgctgaggaaatTAAAActtaatcaagcctactactgttgtgtcgtctgcaaacttgatgattgagttggaggcgtgcatggccacacagtcatgggtgaacaaggagtacatgagggggctgagcacgcacccttgtgggaccccagtgttgaggatcagcgaagtggagatgttgtttcctatcttcaccaccagggggcggcccgtcaggacgtccaggacccaattgcacaaggtggggttgagacccagggcctcaagcttaatgatgagcttggagggtactatggtgttgaatgttgaacaacattcttatataggtattcctcttgtcccgATGGGACGGTGCAGTGTGCGGTGTGATGGCAATTGCGTAGATCATTTTTGTTTGTGCGTAGGCAATAAATTAGACTCAAATTCTGCATGCATAGTAGCctactgtagtggtagtagtagcctTCTGGGCTCAAGTTTTGCACTAACAGATCCTCTCACTATCCACACCTGTCTTGGGGGCGGGGAAGGGGGTTATAGAGGATCTTGTAAATGTCAACCTCCAGtgactttttttctttttttcttacaTGGACTCAcacaccctgtcctctctctctctctctctatctctctctcactccttctctcactctctctccgggTTTATTTTGGTCCAGAGAACATTGATGCTTCGGTTCATGATAAGTAATAAAGAACCTATAACATTCAGTATCTACACTTTAGTTGCCTTTACATCCAAATTCTCTGAATATAGCATAACGTTTAAATGTATCTTGCTGAATCAGGCATCCTACAACACATGCAGGATATCACATAGCCATGGGTACCAGAACATCACATGCCCCATCATGTCTCAAAGTCAGtgttgacttggactgaaataggttccggtACTCATTTGAGGTTCTGGTACTGTTtacatttaggtgcaggagctccacaatacttttgagataatattctataggaggaacaggagctcaagcaggagaacatttgaggtgccggtactcagctccagtgagctcctgtccaagtcaagcactgctcaAAGTGTCACACTCTGAATATGAGCCGGCTTGACTTTAGACAAGTCCAAGGCCAGCTGTGATCTTACCTTGGGAAAAGGCCAATTGATGGACCCACTGTTATCACTCGAAGAAGCATTGGGTTTCATCCCGTGTTCTTTGGACTGTTTTTCATTGCAACATACTGTCTTGCAGCCAAGCACACCCAATGCCctggaaaaaaaatattattcaaATGTTTTCCCAAAGATTATAGCCTTTAAATAAAGATCATGTTAAACAGCTGGTTAATACAATTATTATCGAACTATCAAATCAATCCAAATACAAATCTTCCAATTTGTTTTGCCAAGATGCATCCAGTTCATTCCACACGCAATGTAGCCAAGATGATCACATCAATAGTGGTGGGTGTCATTCAAATGAATTTCCTGTTCTGTAATTTATGTTCGTGTCGATTGCGACAATGACCTTGGCTCCCCATCCATCTGTGGCTTGACATTCTGAAGGGGCGTGTGCACATGACTTTGTGTTCACGTGGGGGCGTGTCCATGGACCCTATAGGAACATAAATTGCGAGCGCACCTTGCCGACATTGTGGACAGAGCAACTCACAAACGGTACTTTTCAACGTTATTTACCTCTTTATGGCTTCATAGCCAACTTGACAtttaatagtagaattatgcgttgtttttttttgtggcaATTTACACTTCGGCAGGTTGAGTCCTACCTGGCGTTTTGAATAGATGTCTTGTATGACTAAAATTTGTATAGATGCAGGCTACAATGGGTGTAGATGAGAGAGAATAAATTAGCCTACGTGGCATGAATAGTTGAGTATTTTAGGTGAGCAACAATTTTGGGCTCTTTGAAATTATTCTAATGTCAGGTATGCATTGTGCAATTCTTGGGATTCTATAGATGCCACAAAATAGATTTGTATCTAACACTGCTGGATTCTTTCTATAGTGACGGTTAATCAGTGATGCTTAATGTATTGTTGTACATGGATGATTTTTGTTGCGTATTCAAATTTTGCCTCATGTTCATACTGTGCTGGGCTTTGTAACACAAGTTAATGACCTATTATTTTGTTTTACCTTCAGTGAACTAGACCAGATCAGGCAGAATGGTGAAGATTGGAATCAATGGGTAAGTTGCATATTTTATcttttaaattatatattttaaaacttAACAGGATCAAGTGACAAGGTAATACCCTGGGCGGCATTGCACTTCTGTACTGTACATTCCATAGGTGCTTGCTCTCAAGTTCATAAGCCTGACCAAACTGCTGGACCATGCAttatgactttaaaaaaaaaaaaaaattagttGGGGGTGTGTCTGCTTCTGTCACTGGGCAAATTTAGAGTATTTGAAATTGTATTGTCTTAAAGAGAACATAAGAACTCTCTGTTGACAGGATCGTGTCAACGGATAGACCCTGGACTGCATTGCACTTCTGTACTGTACATGCCATAgtccagggttccccaactggcggctgGGTTGCGGGTgacttttttttgtgtttttttttgtgtgtcgcTCCAAGTTtccaaaaaaatatatgtatgtatgcatgtttgttgttggacataaaaatactgtaaaaacaccagaaaatcagctccaagtgattttactttaggaaatctgttccaaagtattcccacgcgtATACagtatgtgatcgtatacaaatgtaagcaagtttTACTTCAATATTATAtccgtttgggcttcttgcagttatttgtaattatgttccgggccTCTGACCACACGCTCAAGAAAAAAATAAGCCTGCGGCTGAGTCTAGTTGATGGTCCCTGCCATAGGTGCTTGCTCTCAAATTCACAAGCCTGGGTTGTACAGCTTTCACTAGAAACGAAACAGAAGCATACAGGCCGAAATCAgaagggactacctgaacttgtccaatgaaTGCTTATTTTCATTTTTCGTTGCACTTTTTTATTGTTGTTGCTATGGTGTGTTTCAACACCTCCCTGGTCTGGCCACTTACCATCCTCTTCTTATTTATGGTTTGGTTGTCACAACGCCTCTTTGCAGCACTCTTGTATCTTTCCTCTCCTCAGCTGTCACATTCCTTTATTCTACCCATCTAATAATATCCCGCTAACCTTTTCAGCTGAAGTTCAGAGGTCACAGCGAGACAGTTTGGAGGAACTCTTACACCGATCCTATTCCTCTAACCTTTTATTTGACCAGTAGTCAGCTGTCACTAAACTGCAGGGAGATTAAAGTTTGTTATGATAGACCCTTTCCCAAAATCAACCTAACAGTTTTACTGTGCCCACTTGAAAGACGAAACGCTGCGACCTGGAGATTGATATTTCACTCCTCCTAAGTATGGAAACTAAATTATGTCTAATGACTGACTAAAAGATCATGCTGACTGTTCGCAGTTCCAAAACGGTTTGTGAAGTAGAGTATGATGTAACTTTGTTGATCAGAACTAAATGACTTGTTAAAGGAAATTGATAACAAGGTATTTTTCGCCAGAACACCTTACCAAAACGTTATTATTTTTGTCTTGTGTTCTTTCTGATGCTTGTTAACTCCTTTCTGATGAACTTTGACTCCTTTGCTGAGCCATATGTTGACCCTTGTGTGCAGGACTCATTTTAAGGTGTGGGTGTGTCTACCTGCGTCACATGGCTGCTGCCACCTGCTGGTATAGTGTGTGATATGGATTTGCTTATATATGAATTAAGACTGATTTTTCTCTTCTCAGATTTGGGCGTATCGGGCGCCTGGTGACCCGTGCCGCTGCCAAGAGCGGTGAAGTCAATGTCGCCGCAATCAACGACCCCTTCATTGACCTGGACTACATGGTGAACTTTATATAGCCTACTGCTTAATATACCAAAATATAGGTTACTGGAATTGAGGGAGAGATGTAAACATATTCTACCAAAGTCAGACCTTGAGTGGGtcagttttttttggggggggggggttaaactcTAGAAAAACCTCAGGTGCACAGGTTTACTGTTCTCATATTCAACACTTCCCTAAAGGTTGTTGTTCCATAGGTCTACATGTTCAAGTATGACTCCACTCACGGTGTATGGAAGCACAGTGAAGTGAGACAAGAGAATGGCAAGCTGATCATTGGCAACCTGCACATCACAGTTTTCCATGAGTGAGAGTTTTTCCTTTTCTTTACTAATGCTCCAGCTGCATTCATTGGCTTATTTTGTGCATGGTTTGAAATGACAATGTTTCTGAGACACTGTTGTGTGCAGAATCAAATTGATGGGTTATATACTACTTCTGGCAATATGAGTATTTGTCTATCTTAAACATTCACATTGACTCTTGGGAATTCCTTAGTAGTAGGCTAGACCATGTATACAAGgtatgtggataccccttcaaattagtggatttggctatttcagccacgcccgttgctgacaggtgcattaaaaaaaaatcgagcacacagccatgcaatctctatagacaaacagtggcagtagaatggccttactgaagagctcagtgactttcgatCTGGCACTGTactaggatgccacctttccaacaagtcagttcataacgTTGCTGCTGTGCTAGAGCtggcccggtcaactgtaagtgctgttattgcgaagtggaaacgtctaggagcaacaacggctcagccgcgatgtggtaggccacacaagctcgcaGAACGGGaacgccgagtgctgaagctcgtaaaaatcatctgtcctcggttgcaacacttaccacagagttccaaactgcctctggaggcaacatcagcacaagaactgttcgttgggagcttcatgaaatgggtttccatggcctagcagccccccacacctaagatcaccatgcgcaatgcccaGCGTCAgccggagtggtgtaaagctcgccgtcattgaaatctggagcagtggaaacgcgttctctggagtaatgaatcacacTTCTACATCTGGCATTccaacagacgaatctgggtttggctgttgccaggagaatgctacttgcccaaatgcatagtgccaactgtagagtttggaggaggaataatggtctggggctgtttttcatggttcgggctaggccccttagttccagtaaagggaaatcttaacgctacagcatacaatgacgttctagacaattctgtgcttccaactttgaggcaacagtttggggaagttcctgtttcagcatgacaatgcccccgtgcacaaagcgaggcccatacagaaatgcttgtcgagatcggtgtggaagaacttgactggcctgcacagagccctgacctcaaccccatcgaacacctttgggatgaattggaatgccaactacgagccaagcctaatcgcactacatcagtgcctgacctcgctaatgcttttgtggctgaatggaagcaagtccccgcagtaatgttccagcatctagtggaaagccttcccagaagagtggaggctgttatagcagtaaagggggaccaactccttatACAGGTGAACCCATCCCTGCATTGCTATGGGAGTATATAGGACCCCTGTAATTCTAACCCTGATTTTGTGGTATAATCCTAACTTCCATCTCTTTGCCATCTTCAGGAGGGACCCTTCCCAGATCAAGTGGGGTGACGCTGGCGCTGACTACGTTGTTGAGTCTACTGGTGTGTTCACCACCATCGACAAGGCCTCTGTAAGTACCGCTCTTCACTAGCAGTAGGAAGTAGGTCACATTGACAATGGTCTATACTTGAATTCtgtgagaaaaaaaatgttttaatacttCATGGCTATAATATTGTGGGTGAGCAGTGAGTAAGCACAGTGCTGTATATATTTTCATGTTGTAAATTGTTTTAATCGCCTCCAGACTACCAATTTTGCATATCATCGGCTGTATGTGACTGAACCAAGCAAGGCAGCCTTGATGCTGTGTATTTGTTGTTACACAAACGTACCCTTTGCCCTCTcaccccacccaccaccaccataggCTCACCTGCAGGGAGGTGCCAAGAGGGTCATCATCTCCGCCCCCAGCGCCGATGCCCCCATGTTCGTGATGGGAGTCAACCACCATCATTACGATAACTCCCTGAAGGTTGTCAGGTAAGCCACTCCCCTCCACCATAACATTATTTTAAAGGAGCCGTGTGACACGTACAAACAGTCCTGCCACATAGTGAGTGATATGTTACTTGTGCAAAcaatcactgaaacacacactcactctgttCCAGCAGGTCATAAACCCTCCCTCTGTCTTACTGAGAATGCGAGTACGAAACGTGGCCTGAAAACATCGGGACAATATCGCTAGAGAGGGTGTTTGACTTTTTTTTGATTTTGGAACAGAACTGTTTTCCACCATTTTGTCAAATTGTGTGTACTCGCATTCCACGCGTTGTTTACGTCACAGGGATTTCCATAGACCTTGTATTGAAATCATATGGCAGCCGCATGTCTCCTCTTGAGGTAAGAAAACAACAAATCAGACTGGATAACTATTGGTTTTAATACAGGTTGCAGCTCTTTAAATTATTACTTTATGGCTGTGTGGCACAATGTTAAATGACTAAACGTTTGTGGCGATGTCATATTATTAAGAATGGTTCTTATATGCCGCTTTTCTAAAAGGCAATAAAGGAAACGGCAAGACGAAACAAACAAGAACATTTGAAAGAACTGAGGTGGAGTGGGAGTTATGGGAAGGTTTAGACAGGACTAGGAGGACCGGTGGAGAGAATTTCTAGACCCTGAGTGTAGCTGTAGATAAGACCCTGTCGCCAAAACTCTGGAGTTTGGACTGGAAGAACACACCAGCGGAAAGGGAAAGTTGTGTTGCGTCCAGGTTTGTTTCAGAGAGGCAGGATTTAATGTGGTTGAAAGGCGGGTGGAGGAGTGGCTTGAATATGCTGATCTTGTAGTCGGCGTAACAGTGGACGTTGAGGTTGAAGTGGCGTAGCGTCTTTTCCGAGTGGGCGCATGTTGATTTATTATTGATAATGATGTCATGTCCTCACAGCAACGCCTCCTGCACAACTAACTGCCTGGCTCCCATCGCCAAGGTTATCAACGACAACTTCGGCATCATTGAGGGTCTCATGGTAAGAATGGATTCAAACAGCACAATTACCACAGGGACTGGGCTGTGGCGGTAAAAAGTGAGTCAACACTGGTGGAGACGTCAATGTACATGCTAATGCTTACAACATTCATGTTGCTGCTCTGCACAAGCCCTGGGTTGTGTTCCTTAGGGTACACAATGGAAAAATAAATTAAACTAGGTTTTCTTATTAGTTCAGATAGTAACTtcctgtttggtgcctaatgaacaacaCCTCGCATAGACTAACATCCATATCACTTGTCTCTTCCCACAGAGCACAGTTCACGCCGTCACAGCCACACAGAAGACCGTTGACGGGCCCTCCGGTAAGCTGTGGAGAGATGGACGTGGTGCCAGCCAGAACATTATCCCCGC
This genomic interval from Oncorhynchus clarkii lewisi isolate Uvic-CL-2024 chromosome 18, UVic_Ocla_1.0, whole genome shotgun sequence contains the following:
- the LOC139373435 gene encoding glyceraldehyde-3-phosphate dehydrogenase-like, translating into MVKIGINGFGRIGRLVTRAAAKSGEVNVAAINDPFIDLDYMVYMFKYDSTHGVWKHSEVRQENGKLIIGNLHITVFHERDPSQIKWGDAGADYVVESTGVFTTIDKASAHLQGGAKRVIISAPSADAPMFVMGVNHHHYDNSLKVVSNASCTTNCLAPIAKVINDNFGIIEGLMSTVHAVTATQKTVDGPSGKLWRDGRGASQNIIPASTGAAKAVSKVIPELNGKLTGMAFRVPTPNVSVVDLTVRLEKAAPYEEIKRVIKEASKGPMKGILGYTEDQVVSTDFNGDKRSSIFDAGAGIALNDHFVKLVSWYDNEYGYSNRVIDLCLHMALKE